The Thioalkalivibrio thiocyanodenitrificans ARhD 1 nucleotide sequence CCCAGGTCCACCACCACCTCGCCCGGCTTGAGGCTCGCAATGGCCCGCGGATTGCCGCAGCCGAGCCCCATGTCCGCCCCCTCGGGGACGGCGGCCACGTCATCGCCGGAATAGCCGAGACGGGTCGAGATCAGGGTGTTGATGGCAGTGTCGTCGGAGACGCCGCAGCAGCCGGATGCCTCGCCGCAGCACGCGCCGCCGTTGCTGGCCTCGGCGACATTTGCATAGCTCTCGCGCACGTGCTGGCGGATATCATCGGCGTGTTTCCGGCTCATGAGGCCCTCGGTTCGATTCGCTGTTCGGGATGTCGGACCCCAGTATAAGGCCGGTGATCCATGGGGGTCATCCGCCGCCTGCGGTCCGCCGAGTGTGTCGTGGCTCGTCGGCCAGGAAAAATTGGCCACAGAGGGCACAGAGGAAGAACTCCGGAGGATCCGGTGCGGTTTGATATTCGAGGCAGGGCCGGGGCCCATCGCGATTGCATTTCCCGCTCTGTTGAGAAGAGGTGCCCCCCCGGGCCGGTCCACGCCCTCACAGGGTCATGCGCGGCCAGTACCCCGGCAGGCGCGCGGGGCCATGGGTGACGATCACGGCGCGGCGGGCTTCGAGCCAGGGGACGAGGCCTTCCAGCACCCGGGTCTCGGTGTCGGCGTCCAGGCCCGAGAAGGGTTCGTCCAGCAGGGCGACAGGGCTGTCGCGCAGCATCAGCCACGCCAGGGCCACCCGCCGGGCCTGCCCGCCGGACAGGCGGTGTCCCTGCTCCCCCACCCGGTCGTCCAGTCCCCGGCCCTGATCCCGCAGCGCGTCAGCCAGGCCCACCTGCCGGAGCGCTGCCCAGAGGGTCCGGTCGTCCAGATCCGCCCGGCCCAGCCGCAGGTTGAAGGCGAGGGTGTCATCCAGCAGCACGGTCTCCTGGGGCAGGTAGCCGATGTACTGGTATCGGACATGTTCCGGCCACGACGTCAGGGAGCGGCCACCCAGCCGGACGTCTCCGGACAGGGGCGGCAACTCCCCGGCCAGGGTGTCCAGCAGACAGCTCTTACCCCGGCCGCTGGCGCCGTCGATCACCAGCGGCCGGCCCGGCTCGAGTGTGAACTCCAGGTCCTCCAGGATCGGGCGGCGGGGGTCGAAGCCCACGGCCAGACGGTGTACCCGCACGTGGTGCTCCGGGGGCCCGTGATCGGCCGGTGACGGGCGCCTGGCGTCTTCCGGGCGTGGGGTGGGAGCCGGCTCGCCCGGCGCCAGTGCCTGCAGTCGCCGGACGGCCTCCAGGCTCTCCCCCACCTGCCACCAGGCCCCGGGCAGGCCGGCCAGCGCCTCGTTCAGTCCCAGGGTCAGGAGGCTGAGCAGCACCGCCACGGGCGCGCTGATGACGCCCTGCAGGTACCAGTGCAGGCACACGCCCAGCATGGCCAGGGCAGCCAGGGTGACCAGCAGTTGCACCCCCTGTTCCGCCAGGATCCCGACCCGCTCGCGGCTCAGCCGGCGCCTGGCCTGTGCCTGTGCCTGCCGGTGCAATGCGTCCTGATGATCTGACAGGCGTCCGTAGGCAAGGAGGTCGGCCAGTCCGCCGAAGTAATCCAGCAGGGCGATGCGCTCCCGGGTATGCGCGCGCACCAGTTCGCGGCCGGGTTTCCGCCCCTGCCGGGCGGCCGCCATGGCCGCCGCCAGGGTCATCGCCGCCGTGCCCAGGATCAGGAGCGCGGCGCCCGCCGGGGCCAGCGCGATGGCCAGCGCGGCGGCCGCGAATACCGCAAGCACGGCCGCGACCATGGGGCCGGTGACCCGCAGAGGGACGGCATCCAGGGTGTCGATGTCGCCGGTCAGCCGCTGCTGAAGATCCCCGCTGCGCAGCGCCCGCTGATGTTCCGCCGGCAGCCGGGCGATGGCCGCGAAGGCGTGCCCCCGCAGCCGCGCCAGGATCCGCAATACGGCCTGGTGTCCCACCACCCGCTCGCCGTAGCGCGCCACGGTGCGCACGATGGCCGCCGCGCGGATGCCCGCCGACGGGGTGAAGATGTCCAGGGCCAGCAGCAGGCCGGCGCCCGCCAGCGCCGTGGCGGTGATGAACCACCCGGACAGGGCCAGCAGGCCGATGCCCGCTCCCCAGGTGAGCGCCAGCAACAGGTACGCCGCAGCATTCCACAGCCGGGCGCCGCGGAACAATGTTCGCAGGTAGCGCCACTCAGTCACGGTCGTTCTCCCGCACTGAACCTGCCGGCAGGTGCAGGATGCGTGGAAAGCGCGCCAGCACGTTCGGCTGATGGGTGGCCATGAGTACCGTGATCTTCCGGCTGCCCGCGTGATGGAACAGGGTGTCGAGCAGGGCCTCCTCGGTGAGCGGATCGAGGGCATTGGTGGGTTCATCCAGCAGCCACAGCCGGCTTCCGGAAAGCAGCGCCCGCGCCAGGGCGACCCGCTGCGCCTGGCCTCCCGAGAGCCCGCGGTTGCCCTCGCCGATCCGTGTATCCAGGCCGTCGGGCAGCGCCGGGTCGTCCACCGGGAGTCCGGCGGCCTCCAGGGCGGCCTCCAGTTGCCGGTCCGATGCAGGCGTCTGCCTCGCCAGGCGCAGGTTGTCACGCACGCTGCCGTGAAACAGGTGGGTCCGCTGGCCGATCCAGGCGAAGGCCCGGGCCTCGGGGCGCGCGCTGATCCGGCCCTGCTCGATGCCCATGAATCCGGCGCATACCGCCAGCAGGGTGGACTTGCCGCTGCCGCTGGGTCCCGCCAGGGCGAGCATGTCCCCGGGGTGGATGTCCAGGCTCAGGTCCCGGATCGTGGCCGGTGCCCCGGGTTCATGGCGCACCGTGACGTGCTCAAGCCTGAGCAGGGGACCTTCGTGGCGTCTGCCCCACGCCGGGGCCCGCGCCGAGGCGGCCCCTTGGCCGACCAGCGGCGCCAGGGCCTGTGCGGCCGCCAGGGCACCGGCGCGGTCGTGGTAGGTCTGGGCAAACCGGCGCAGGGGCCCGAAGTACTCGGGTGCCAGCAGCAGGACGAACAGGCCGGTAAACAGGGTCAGGCCGGGCGCGGGCCCGAACTCGAGGAAACCCAGCAGGCCGAAGCCGACGTAGATGGCCACCAGGCCGATGGCCACGGCGCTGAAGAACTCCATCACGGCGGAGGACAGAAAGGCCACCCGCAGCACCCGCAGCGTCAGGCGCCGGTAGCGGTCGGCCGCCTCGGCGACATCCATCTGCGCCGAGGCCAGGGCGCGGCTTCGACGCAGCAGGTCCAGGCCCCGGATACGATCCAGAAAATGGCCCGCCAGACGGTTCTGTTCCTCCTGCTGGCGGGTATGGACCTGCTCGGTGCCCATGCCGATCAGGGTCATGAACGCCGGGATCAGCGGCGTGGACAGCAGCAGCAACGTGCCCGCCAGCCAGTCCAGCCGGAAGACCGTGGCCAGAATCACCGCGGGGACCAGGATGGTGAGCAGGCGCGCCGGCAGGAAACGGGCGTAGTAACCGCCCAGCGCCTCCACCTGATCCTGATAGCGGCCGGCCCACTGCCCGGCGTGCCCCCGGTGAGCCATGCGTACCGGCCCGGTGTGGCCCGCGGAGGCGATCAGCCGTGCGCGCAGATCCCCCTGGACGGCCAGGGCCAGGCGCTGACCGCACCCGTCCCTCACGGTCTGGAGTCCGTGGCGCAACACCGCCGCTGCCATCGCCAGTATCAGCGGCGGCAGGAGGGCGGTGTCCCCGGGTGCGAACAGGGCGCCGTGGATCAGGTGTGCCACCAGGCCGGCCACGGCCACGGTGGCCAGGCCCGCGCCCAGACCGGCGATCCAGGCCCCGTGCAGCCAGCGACGGTGTGGCCGCATCCAGCGGGCAAGCACATGTCCGGCTTCTGGAGATACGGCATCGGGCACGCGCTAGTGATATCCCGTGTCGGCGCGCACCTTGCCGCGAAAGACGTAATAGGTCCACGCGGTGTACATGAGCACGAAGGGCACCACGAACAGCACGCCGAGGAGCAGGAAGAGCTGGCTCTCCGGCGCCGATGCCGCGTCCCGGAAGGTGTAATCGGGCGGTACCACGTAGGGCCACTTGCTGAACAGCAGTCCGCCGTAGAACAGGGCGAACAGGACGATGGTGGCCAGGAAGGGGGTGGCCTCGTAGCCGCCCCTCAGGGTGTGCCACAGACCCGCCGCCACCAGCAGGGTGAACACGGGCAGTATCCACAGCCAGGTCACGTGGTCGAACCAGCGGCTTTGCACGTAGTCATCCGTGAGCGGCGTCCAGATGCTGACGATGACGAAGACCGCCATCACCGCCGCGAACAGGCGATAGGCCCAGCCCCGGGCCCATTGCTGGGTGTCGCCCTCCGTCTTGAGCAGCAGCCAGGTCGCGCCGAGCAGCGCATAGCCGGCCACCAGGCCGAGGCCGGTCATGACGGTGAACGGGGTCAGCCAGTCCAGGGCGCCGCCCACATAACGCATGTTCTCGGTCTCGAAGCCCTGGATGAACGTGCCCACCACGGCACCCTGGGCGAATGTCGCCACCAGGGAGCCACCGAAGAACGCCCAGTTCCAGAGACGGCGCCTGCCGGGTGCGGCCTTGAACCGGAACTCGAAGGCCACGCCGCGGAAGATCAGGCCCGCGAGCATCAGGAACACGCCGATGTACAGGGCCGGCAGGAACACGGCATACACCAGGGGAAACGCGCCGATGAGTCCGGCCCCGCCCAGGACGAGCCAGGTTTCGTTCCCGTCCCACACGGGCGCCACCGTGTTCATCATGATGTCCCGGTCGGTTTCGGATCGGGCAAAGGGAAACAGGATGCCCACGCCCAGATCGAAGCCGTCGGCCAGCACGTACATGAGGATGCCGAAGGCGATGATGCCTATCCAGATATAGGTGAGATCGTACATGTCAGCGCTCCTCAGTTGGACGGCAGGTCGGTGGAAGCGCCCAGTGGCGTGTCGACTGCCGACATGGGGCGCTTGGGCCGGCCCATGGCCTCCTCCGCGTATTCCTCGGGGATGGGCATGCCCTGGCGCACGATCCTGTTGAGGTAGTACACGCCCGCGGTGAACACCACGGCATAGACTGCGATATAGCCCACCAGCGTGAACAGGGCCATGCCGCCCGTGAGGCTCGGTGTCACGCCTTCCTGCACCGTCATCATCCCGTAAACCAGGTAGGGCTGACGTCCCACCTCGGTCACGAACCAGCCGGCCAGTACGGCCACAAAGGGCAGGGGGATCATCCAGATGAGGATGCGCAGATACCGGGCCCGTTCCTCCAGGCGCCGGCGAAACAGCAGCCAGGCGCCCCCCAGGGCGACCACGATCATGATCATGCCGATGCCCACCATGATCCGGAATGCCCAGAACACGATCGCCACCGGGGGACGCTCCTCGGGCGCCCACTCCTTCAGGCCGCGGATCTCGCCGTCCCATTCATGGGTGAGGATCAGGCTCGCCAGCTTCGGAATGCCCACCTCGAAGCGGTTGGCCTCATTGGCCTGGCTGGGGATGGCGAACAGCAGCAGCGGGACCCCTTCCCGGGTTTCCCAGGTCCCCTCCATGGCCGCCACCTTGGCGGGTTGATGCTCGAAGGTGTCCAGCCCGTGCAGATCCCCCACCACCAGCTGCAGCGGTGCCACCACGACGAGCATCACCAGGGTCATCCTGAGGGCCCGGCCGCTGGCCTCCACCGCATGGCCGCGCAGCAGGTAGTAGGCGGAGATGCCCGCCACCACGAAACCGCCGGTCAGCAGCGAAGCCAGCGCCATGTGGATGAAACGATAGCCGAAGGACGGGTTGAAGATGGCCTCCATCCAGCTGGTCACGAAGACCATGCCGTCACGCATCTCGATGCCGGCGGGCGTCTGCATCCAGGAATTGGCCGACAGGATCCAGAACGAGGAGATGAAGGTCCCCGCGGCCACCATCACGGCCGACAGCAGGTGCAGTCCGGGGGGCACCCGGTCGCGCCCGAACAACAGCACGCCCAGAAAGGCCGCTTCCAGGAAGAAGGCGGTCACCACCTCGTAGGACAGGACCGGCCCCATGAAGTTGGCGGTCCGGTACGAGAACTCGCTCCAGTTGGTGCCGAACTGAAAGGCCATCACCAGGCCCGAGACCACCCCCATGCCGAAGACCACGGCGAAGATCTTGATCCAGAAGCGGGACAGCCGTGCCCAGTGGACATCGCCCGTTCGGAAGGCAATCGCCTCCAGCACGGCGATGTACGAGGCCAGTCCGATGGTGAATACCGGGAAGATCGCGTGGAAGGACACCACGAACGCGAACTGGATACGTGACAGAAGCAGCGGGTCGAGTTCCATGTGAAGCCCCTTGTCATCGCTGCCGCGAAACCGTCTGGTGGTGAAGCGGCCTTGGTGCGTCGGTGCGCGGAGGACGGATCAATTGTGGGTGCCGGCGGGTTTGTGGTCTGCCCGTGAGGTGTCCTTTCCGGGCGCGTGGATCGTGCAAGCAAGGCCGCACCCTTGCGTGCGGCACGACAGCAGGGACCTTCTCTGAAGAGGCGCCCGAATCTCTGAATAAGTTTAGACCGTTTTCCACGCCGTGGGCCGGGTCCCGGGGCAGCGCGCTATGGGGCGCTGCCGGGCAGCGCCCGGCCCAAGGCCCGCCTTGCCGGTCGTACGGCCAGGACCGCCAGAAGCAGCAGGGCCATCCAGCCCAGCCACTGCGGCAGCAGTTCCCGCGCGGCGCCCATCTGACCCGCGATGTCGAGACCGGCCCGGGTGACCAGCAGGTCCACCAGCGTGCCCAGCAGGACACTGCTCACCCCGATGCCCGTGAGGTAACGCGCAAGCGCGCCGGCGCCCAGCTCGCGGCGCAGCACGCCCAGGGTGGCCATGCTGGTGATGGGGCCCGCCAGCAGGAATACCAGCGCCGTGCCCGGTGAGACGCCCGCCAGAATCAGACCCGCTGCGATGGGTGTGGCGGCCGTGGCGCAGATGTACATGGGTATGCCGATCAGGGCCATGAACACCATGGGCAGCAGGCCGCTGCCCCAGGCCGCCAGGTTTTCCGGGGGCATGAACGCGATCATGCTGCCCGCCACCAGCAGCCCGATCAGCAGCCAGACGCTGATATCGTCGAGCACGTCCGTGAATGCATAGCGCAGCCCCCCGGCGAGCCGTGTGTAGATCGCCTGTTCGCGACCCTGTTGTGCCGGGGCATCGCAACCGGCGGCACAGCAGTCAGTCTGTGTCGCGCCGTGGCGTGGCATTCCGGTCTCGCGCGCCGCGCCCACCAGCAGCCCGGTGGCAATGGCCGTGCACACCGCCCCGAGCGCGCGTGCCGCCATCATGAAAGGGCCGAGCAGGGCGTAGCTGATGGCCACCGAGTCCACGCCGATGCCCGGTGTGCCGACGAGAAACGCCGTGGTGGGTCCGCGCCCCGCCCCGCCGCGGTGCAGGGCGAGCGCCGTCGGGATCGCCCCGCAGGAACACAGGGGCAGCGGCGCACCGATCACCGCCGCACGCGAGACGGCAGCGATCCCCCGCCCGCCCAGCCAGCGTTGCAGCATGGTCTCGGGGATGAACGCCTTCACCAGCCCCGCCGCCAGCAGACCCAGCAGCAGCCAGGGGGCGGCGGTCAGGGCGATGGAAAGGATTTCGTCGAGGAGGGTCATGACAGTGACCAGGCGACAAAGTCACGACCAATGATTGCAGGTACCAAACCCCTGTGCCAGTTCCCGGACTGTAGGTTGGGGTGAGCGCAGCGAACCCCAACATGACGGAGTTTCCCCGTGCCCCGGTGTGTTGGGGTTCGTCCCTCACCCCAACCTACAGGTTTCTGAGGCACACGGCATGCAGCCGGGCCCCCGTAGGTTGGGGTGAGCGCAGCGAACCCCAACATGGCGGAGGTCTCCCGCGCCCCGCATGTTGGGGTTCGTTCCTCACCCCAACCTACAGGTTTCTGAGGCACACGGCATGCAGCCGGGCCCCGTAGGTTGGGGTGAGCACAGCGAACCCCAACAACACCGCCGGGGAGACCGTTTCAACACCCACTGCTCCGCCTCTCACCAAACTCATTCTTGTCCGGCGCAAAGCGCCCACCCCAGTCTGCAGGCAGAATGCCACGCTCAATGAAGCGATGAATGCTGGAATAAGGCCATTCAGCCGGTTTCGCCACGAGCCCATGTTTCACCGGGT carries:
- a CDS encoding SO_0444 family Cu/Zn efflux transporter, with product MTLLDEILSIALTAAPWLLLGLLAAGLVKAFIPETMLQRWLGGRGIAAVSRAAVIGAPLPLCSCGAIPTALALHRGGAGRGPTTAFLVGTPGIGVDSVAISYALLGPFMMAARALGAVCTAIATGLLVGAARETGMPRHGATQTDCCAAGCDAPAQQGREQAIYTRLAGGLRYAFTDVLDDISVWLLIGLLVAGSMIAFMPPENLAAWGSGLLPMVFMALIGIPMYICATAATPIAAGLILAGVSPGTALVFLLAGPITSMATLGVLRRELGAGALARYLTGIGVSSVLLGTLVDLLVTRAGLDIAGQMGAARELLPQWLGWMALLLLAVLAVRPARRALGRALPGSAP
- a CDS encoding cytochrome ubiquinol oxidase subunit I, whose amino-acid sequence is MELDPLLLSRIQFAFVVSFHAIFPVFTIGLASYIAVLEAIAFRTGDVHWARLSRFWIKIFAVVFGMGVVSGLVMAFQFGTNWSEFSYRTANFMGPVLSYEVVTAFFLEAAFLGVLLFGRDRVPPGLHLLSAVMVAAGTFISSFWILSANSWMQTPAGIEMRDGMVFVTSWMEAIFNPSFGYRFIHMALASLLTGGFVVAGISAYYLLRGHAVEASGRALRMTLVMLVVVAPLQLVVGDLHGLDTFEHQPAKVAAMEGTWETREGVPLLLFAIPSQANEANRFEVGIPKLASLILTHEWDGEIRGLKEWAPEERPPVAIVFWAFRIMVGIGMIMIVVALGGAWLLFRRRLEERARYLRILIWMIPLPFVAVLAGWFVTEVGRQPYLVYGMMTVQEGVTPSLTGGMALFTLVGYIAVYAVVFTAGVYYLNRIVRQGMPIPEEYAEEAMGRPKRPMSAVDTPLGASTDLPSN
- the cydD gene encoding thiol reductant ABC exporter subunit CydD — encoded protein: MRPHRRWLHGAWIAGLGAGLATVAVAGLVAHLIHGALFAPGDTALLPPLILAMAAAVLRHGLQTVRDGCGQRLALAVQGDLRARLIASAGHTGPVRMAHRGHAGQWAGRYQDQVEALGGYYARFLPARLLTILVPAVILATVFRLDWLAGTLLLLSTPLIPAFMTLIGMGTEQVHTRQQEEQNRLAGHFLDRIRGLDLLRRSRALASAQMDVAEAADRYRRLTLRVLRVAFLSSAVMEFFSAVAIGLVAIYVGFGLLGFLEFGPAPGLTLFTGLFVLLLAPEYFGPLRRFAQTYHDRAGALAAAQALAPLVGQGAASARAPAWGRRHEGPLLRLEHVTVRHEPGAPATIRDLSLDIHPGDMLALAGPSGSGKSTLLAVCAGFMGIEQGRISARPEARAFAWIGQRTHLFHGSVRDNLRLARQTPASDRQLEAALEAAGLPVDDPALPDGLDTRIGEGNRGLSGGQAQRVALARALLSGSRLWLLDEPTNALDPLTEEALLDTLFHHAGSRKITVLMATHQPNVLARFPRILHLPAGSVRENDRD
- the cydB gene encoding cytochrome d ubiquinol oxidase subunit II; the encoded protein is MYDLTYIWIGIIAFGILMYVLADGFDLGVGILFPFARSETDRDIMMNTVAPVWDGNETWLVLGGAGLIGAFPLVYAVFLPALYIGVFLMLAGLIFRGVAFEFRFKAAPGRRRLWNWAFFGGSLVATFAQGAVVGTFIQGFETENMRYVGGALDWLTPFTVMTGLGLVAGYALLGATWLLLKTEGDTQQWARGWAYRLFAAVMAVFVIVSIWTPLTDDYVQSRWFDHVTWLWILPVFTLLVAAGLWHTLRGGYEATPFLATIVLFALFYGGLLFSKWPYVVPPDYTFRDAASAPESQLFLLLGVLFVVPFVLMYTAWTYYVFRGKVRADTGYH
- the cydC gene encoding thiol reductant ABC exporter subunit CydC is translated as MTEWRYLRTLFRGARLWNAAAYLLLALTWGAGIGLLALSGWFITATALAGAGLLLALDIFTPSAGIRAAAIVRTVARYGERVVGHQAVLRILARLRGHAFAAIARLPAEHQRALRSGDLQQRLTGDIDTLDAVPLRVTGPMVAAVLAVFAAAALAIALAPAGAALLILGTAAMTLAAAMAAARQGRKPGRELVRAHTRERIALLDYFGGLADLLAYGRLSDHQDALHRQAQAQARRRLSRERVGILAEQGVQLLVTLAALAMLGVCLHWYLQGVISAPVAVLLSLLTLGLNEALAGLPGAWWQVGESLEAVRRLQALAPGEPAPTPRPEDARRPSPADHGPPEHHVRVHRLAVGFDPRRPILEDLEFTLEPGRPLVIDGASGRGKSCLLDTLAGELPPLSGDVRLGGRSLTSWPEHVRYQYIGYLPQETVLLDDTLAFNLRLGRADLDDRTLWAALRQVGLADALRDQGRGLDDRVGEQGHRLSGGQARRVALAWLMLRDSPVALLDEPFSGLDADTETRVLEGLVPWLEARRAVIVTHGPARLPGYWPRMTL